In one Nocardioides sp. NBC_00368 genomic region, the following are encoded:
- a CDS encoding Bug family tripartite tricarboxylate transporter substrate binding protein, protein MKLAKANPVVGRAVTAAAVAGTCLVTASCSALGLSSESSEKFPSKPIEYVVPYKPGGSSDPVAREFSRMVAEDLGTSSTVFNKPGGDEAIGITEVVTAKPDGHTLGLASAAGLVAQPLINGSLQYDGVEDVTPIAQMINTPYVLFVAADSPYKTLDDLIADARKRPGKVRIGTANRLGGTGFTYFKLEDEAGVDLTEVPAAGGSGESALAVMGGEIEAFLATGSGQLGLVESGDLRALAYTGNEYGDVLPDAVSFEDAGYDIPFTAGYVTVAPKGLPDDVREQLVKSAEKVATSDEWVTWAEEQGNVPAAVVGDDLTQALREQRKQFEAALELADQHQD, encoded by the coding sequence ATGAAACTTGCGAAAGCGAATCCCGTCGTGGGCCGCGCTGTCACAGCGGCAGCGGTCGCCGGAACGTGCCTGGTGACGGCCAGCTGTAGTGCTCTGGGCCTCTCCTCGGAGTCGTCCGAGAAGTTCCCGTCCAAGCCCATCGAGTACGTCGTTCCGTACAAGCCCGGCGGCAGCTCGGATCCGGTGGCACGTGAGTTCTCCCGAATGGTGGCGGAGGACCTCGGGACGAGCTCGACGGTCTTCAACAAGCCTGGCGGGGACGAGGCGATCGGCATCACCGAGGTCGTCACGGCGAAGCCGGACGGGCACACCTTGGGGTTGGCATCGGCTGCAGGTCTCGTTGCGCAGCCGCTCATCAACGGCTCGCTCCAGTACGACGGCGTCGAGGACGTGACGCCCATCGCGCAGATGATCAACACGCCCTACGTGCTCTTCGTCGCGGCCGACTCGCCCTACAAGACACTGGACGATCTGATCGCTGACGCGCGGAAGAGGCCGGGCAAGGTGCGGATCGGTACGGCCAACCGCTTGGGAGGCACCGGGTTCACCTACTTCAAGCTCGAGGACGAGGCCGGGGTCGACCTGACCGAGGTTCCGGCTGCCGGCGGTTCGGGCGAGTCAGCTCTCGCGGTCATGGGCGGTGAGATCGAGGCCTTCCTCGCCACCGGGTCCGGACAGCTCGGCCTGGTCGAGTCCGGTGACCTCCGTGCACTGGCCTACACCGGCAACGAGTACGGGGACGTGCTCCCGGACGCAGTCTCGTTCGAGGACGCCGGCTACGACATCCCGTTCACCGCGGGCTACGTGACGGTCGCGCCGAAGGGCCTTCCGGACGACGTACGCGAACAGCTGGTGAAGTCGGCGGAGAAGGTTGCGACCAGCGACGAATGGGTCACCTGGGCCGAGGAGCAGGGCAACGTGCCGGCGGCGGTCGTCGGGGACGACCTGACTCAGGCCCTGCGCGAGCAGCGCAAGCAGTTCGAGGCTGCCCTCGAGCTCGCCGATCAGCACCAGGACTGA
- a CDS encoding 3-hydroxyacyl-CoA dehydrogenase NAD-binding domain-containing protein, giving the protein MAYEVRDGVALLAIDNPPVNASTQAVRAGLLDGVRRAAADDAVVGIVIAGEGPNLIAGSDLGEFSAPSLPEPQLPEVITAIEACPKPVVAAVSGATLGGGLELALGCDGRVAAASSIVGFPEVTLGMIPGAGGTQRTLRLVGPTKTIDLVTSGRRVAVTEPLGRALMDEVVDGDPTEAALARARTCREKRNLMDEPPILDEPGEIEAAAQAAITHAQGTPEVVAAVGAVLAGLALPPGRALDHERREFTRLRTSTDSAALRHGFFATMAAKRANRPSAPIDLRSVAVVGAGTMGRGIARAFQEAGLRVTLYDENGEAARAAQRQLAAAQESLVQRGTLDASEAAERAMRVDVADTFDGLAGHDLYIEAVFEEIEVKSKVLAALEGLATDAPLATNTSYLDIEQLADSLRSPERLVGMHFFSPAHRTRVLEVIGTERTSPTSTDAALVAARLLGKQAIRSRPGPGFIGNRIYNAYRWQCELMLEEGALPQQIDAAMEDFGFAMGPFAVWDMSGLDIACRMRRATASDRDPAARYPEAAEVLCDQGRLGQKTGLGWYRYDDGSRSPVVDPAVAELVETIARRKGVARRTFSAREISRRALLTMANEASLLLEEGISERAADVDLMLVLGYGFPTRRGGIGFWARRQDRQALERELDELARITGPGFRRGDLGLLDVGKAGNAG; this is encoded by the coding sequence GTGGCATACGAGGTGCGTGACGGGGTGGCTCTCCTCGCCATTGACAACCCACCTGTCAACGCGAGCACACAGGCGGTTCGGGCCGGCCTTCTCGACGGCGTTCGCAGGGCCGCTGCCGATGACGCCGTCGTGGGCATCGTGATCGCGGGCGAGGGGCCCAACCTGATCGCCGGATCCGACCTCGGCGAGTTCTCCGCGCCGTCCCTGCCGGAACCTCAGCTCCCTGAGGTCATCACCGCCATCGAGGCGTGCCCCAAGCCGGTCGTGGCCGCGGTCTCCGGGGCGACCCTGGGCGGCGGCCTGGAGCTGGCGCTGGGGTGCGACGGCCGCGTCGCGGCGGCGTCCAGCATCGTCGGCTTCCCCGAGGTCACCCTCGGCATGATCCCCGGTGCCGGTGGTACGCAGCGGACACTGCGCCTGGTGGGACCGACGAAGACGATCGACCTGGTGACATCCGGGCGGAGGGTCGCCGTCACCGAGCCTCTCGGGCGAGCACTGATGGACGAGGTCGTCGACGGAGACCCGACGGAAGCAGCGCTCGCGCGGGCGCGCACGTGCCGCGAGAAGCGGAATCTGATGGACGAACCGCCGATCCTCGACGAGCCTGGCGAGATCGAAGCCGCCGCGCAGGCCGCCATCACGCACGCTCAGGGCACCCCCGAGGTCGTCGCCGCCGTGGGTGCCGTGCTCGCCGGCCTGGCACTGCCGCCTGGACGAGCACTCGATCACGAGCGGCGCGAGTTCACCCGGCTCAGAACGAGCACGGACTCGGCTGCGCTGCGTCATGGGTTCTTCGCCACCATGGCGGCGAAGCGGGCCAACCGACCGAGCGCCCCGATCGATCTGCGCTCGGTCGCGGTCGTCGGCGCCGGCACGATGGGACGTGGGATCGCCAGGGCATTCCAGGAGGCTGGCCTCCGCGTCACTCTCTACGACGAGAACGGTGAGGCGGCTCGGGCAGCACAACGACAGCTCGCGGCGGCGCAGGAGTCGCTGGTGCAGCGGGGAACCTTGGACGCCTCGGAAGCCGCCGAACGCGCGATGCGGGTCGATGTCGCTGATACGTTCGACGGGCTTGCAGGGCATGATCTCTACATCGAAGCCGTCTTCGAGGAGATCGAGGTCAAGTCGAAGGTCCTGGCCGCGCTCGAAGGGCTCGCGACGGATGCGCCGCTCGCGACGAACACCTCGTATCTCGACATCGAGCAGCTCGCCGACTCCTTGCGGTCGCCGGAGCGCCTGGTCGGGATGCACTTCTTCAGCCCGGCCCACCGAACCCGTGTGCTCGAGGTGATCGGCACCGAGCGCACGTCGCCGACGTCGACCGACGCTGCTCTTGTCGCTGCGCGTCTGCTCGGAAAGCAGGCCATCAGGTCGAGGCCCGGTCCGGGATTCATCGGCAACCGCATCTACAACGCCTACAGGTGGCAGTGCGAGCTGATGCTCGAGGAGGGCGCTCTGCCCCAGCAGATCGACGCCGCGATGGAGGACTTCGGCTTCGCGATGGGGCCGTTCGCGGTCTGGGACATGTCGGGCCTCGACATCGCATGTCGAATGCGGCGGGCCACCGCTTCAGACCGTGATCCGGCGGCCCGCTACCCGGAAGCGGCCGAGGTCCTGTGCGATCAAGGCCGGCTCGGGCAGAAGACCGGCCTGGGTTGGTACCGGTATGACGACGGCTCCCGATCTCCGGTCGTCGATCCGGCGGTGGCGGAGCTCGTCGAGACGATCGCGCGGCGGAAGGGTGTCGCAAGACGCACCTTCTCCGCGCGGGAGATCAGCCGGCGGGCTTTGCTGACGATGGCCAACGAAGCGAGCTTGCTCCTCGAGGAGGGCATCAGCGAGCGGGCGGCCGATGTGGATCTGATGCTCGTCCTGGGTTACGGCTTCCCGACCCGTCGCGGTGGCATCGGCTTCTGGGCCCGGCGTCAGGACCGACAAGCCCTCGAGCGTGAGCTGGACGAGCTGGCCCGCATCACCGGTCCCGGCTTCCGCCGCGGAGACCTCGGGTTGCTCGACGTGGGCAAGGCCGGCAACGCCGGGTGA
- a CDS encoding MmgE/PrpD family protein — MDLTRTIAAWAVSQGGAALPSQVESHLRRMVLDHLGGVVASSVGEVSAAVAKHVQRMYGPGSATAVGHGKTTVLGAAVINGTNGHGIETDDGYTPGSFHPTSVILPAVFAVGQERGSTADDIIRAAAIGMEIGCRVAAAGHPATRRNHFHNTPVAGVFGAAAAVGVLLELDAEAMANALGIAGSHSSGIFEFLGTSAEVKRFHPGKAARDGIASADLAEAGLTGPTTVLEGRDGYFATYAGQEGVDWSADRLLSGLGDKWLVLDTYIKPYPCCRHLHGAIDAVLELRDRHDIDWHDVQQVDVGTFAIAAGHDGTDVSTVIGAQLSMPYALAVALRRGAVTLADFVPEARASEEVGALMSRISVVDDAAATAAYPNNGRPAEVAITLSNGDVVSHRVEFPYGESVNPMSNDDLETKVRRLVEPVIGESGANLLIDSAWNFENLDFLDEVDARVRNGSAAQ, encoded by the coding sequence ATGGACCTGACACGGACGATCGCGGCCTGGGCGGTTTCTCAAGGGGGAGCAGCGCTGCCGTCCCAGGTGGAGAGCCACCTCCGGCGGATGGTTCTGGACCACCTCGGTGGGGTTGTCGCAAGTTCAGTCGGTGAGGTGTCGGCGGCCGTGGCGAAGCATGTGCAGCGCATGTACGGGCCTGGCTCCGCGACTGCCGTGGGACACGGGAAGACGACCGTTCTGGGTGCAGCCGTGATCAACGGGACCAACGGACACGGCATCGAGACCGATGACGGCTACACCCCGGGAAGCTTCCACCCCACCTCTGTGATCCTTCCGGCGGTCTTCGCCGTCGGCCAGGAGCGGGGTAGCACGGCTGACGACATCATCCGGGCCGCCGCGATCGGCATGGAGATCGGCTGCCGCGTCGCTGCGGCGGGACACCCCGCCACGCGACGCAACCACTTCCACAACACGCCTGTTGCCGGTGTGTTCGGAGCCGCTGCCGCCGTCGGGGTGCTGCTGGAGTTGGACGCCGAGGCCATGGCGAACGCGCTCGGCATCGCTGGTTCTCACAGCAGCGGGATCTTCGAGTTCCTGGGGACGTCGGCCGAGGTCAAGAGGTTCCATCCGGGTAAGGCCGCTCGGGACGGCATCGCCAGCGCGGACCTCGCCGAGGCAGGTCTGACCGGCCCGACGACCGTCCTCGAGGGCCGCGACGGCTACTTCGCCACGTATGCGGGCCAGGAGGGTGTCGACTGGTCGGCAGACAGGCTCTTGTCCGGGCTCGGCGACAAGTGGCTCGTCCTCGACACCTACATCAAGCCGTATCCGTGTTGTCGTCATCTGCACGGCGCCATCGATGCCGTCTTGGAGCTACGTGACCGCCACGACATCGACTGGCACGACGTGCAGCAGGTCGACGTCGGCACCTTCGCGATCGCGGCGGGCCACGACGGGACCGACGTCAGCACCGTGATTGGCGCGCAGCTCAGCATGCCGTACGCCCTGGCCGTGGCGTTGCGTCGTGGTGCGGTCACGCTTGCCGACTTCGTGCCCGAAGCCCGAGCGTCGGAGGAGGTCGGCGCCCTGATGTCGCGGATCTCGGTGGTAGACGATGCGGCGGCCACCGCGGCGTACCCGAACAACGGTCGCCCCGCCGAGGTGGCGATCACCCTGTCCAACGGCGACGTCGTCAGCCACCGCGTCGAGTTCCCGTACGGCGAGAGCGTCAACCCGATGAGCAACGACGATCTCGAGACGAAGGTCCGGCGACTGGTCGAACCCGTCATCGGTGAGTCCGGCGCGAACCTGCTGATCGACTCCGCTTGGAACTTCGAGAACCTCGACTTCCTCGACGAGGTCGACGCCCGGGTCCGCAACGGCTCCGCCGCTCAGTGA
- a CDS encoding acetate--CoA ligase family protein: MSALTGDALATAVLAPSVVAIVGASDDPTKTTARPQQFLAQAGFEGGVYFINPRRETVQGVKAWPSLRSLPQVPDHAYVMTGAEAAIEAVRECAEIGVPVATILASGFAEDGPEGRDREDRLCEAAAGRVRLIGPSSLGVVNPRNGVMLTGNAAFGEPDTPKGGIFVASQSGSVIGALVSRARGRGVGFAGLVSVGGEADLSVGELCEATLADDGIESYALFLESLRHADKLASFARAAGRAGKPVAVYKLGRSEEAAELAVSHTGALTGSDAEAEAFLRGCGFARVGHFESLVEAPALLRQVPVRGDEGAPRIGVITTTGGGAAILVDQLATRGMKIVGPSAGLLGDLAAAGVDIPHSLIADLGLAGARHDIVSAAVRLMQESGEFDLLVFVIGSSARLNPELAVEAIAERGGHDVPLVAFAVPEAPEAAALLQSSGVPAFRTPESCADVIASAFTRRAATIGPARPVQDFSTATVLDEQASAVLLADIDVPMAPSVALDVADIGSGLPLPFEYPVVVKVLSADVAHKSDVGGVVVGVEDDAGLEDAVRRIKSSVQSAIPHVEVDRVLVQPMVGEAVADVLIGYRVAPDVGPIVVLSTGGVLAEVFADTSVRLAPVTAETAREMIAEVKGLALAAGYRNSPKGDLDALAQAVVAMSQLAVSSPEVAEAEANPVMVRRDGLGVIAVDALVRAVGGGADEVASSEAAASVSL, from the coding sequence ATGAGTGCATTGACTGGCGACGCGCTCGCCACCGCGGTCCTGGCTCCGAGTGTCGTGGCCATCGTCGGAGCTTCCGACGACCCGACGAAGACCACCGCCAGGCCTCAACAGTTCTTGGCGCAAGCGGGTTTCGAAGGGGGTGTTTACTTCATCAACCCTCGTCGAGAGACCGTGCAAGGTGTCAAGGCGTGGCCGAGCCTCAGGTCGCTGCCCCAGGTTCCCGACCATGCGTACGTCATGACCGGAGCCGAGGCAGCCATCGAGGCCGTCCGTGAGTGTGCGGAGATCGGAGTACCGGTGGCGACGATTCTCGCGTCCGGGTTCGCCGAGGACGGTCCGGAAGGTCGCGATCGCGAAGATCGTCTCTGTGAGGCTGCCGCGGGCCGAGTGCGTCTGATCGGCCCGAGCAGTCTCGGCGTTGTGAATCCGCGCAACGGAGTCATGCTGACCGGGAACGCCGCGTTCGGTGAGCCGGACACCCCGAAGGGCGGGATCTTCGTCGCGTCGCAGTCGGGAAGCGTCATCGGTGCGCTGGTCAGTCGAGCGCGCGGCAGGGGCGTCGGCTTCGCCGGACTGGTCTCGGTGGGAGGGGAGGCGGACCTGTCGGTCGGCGAGCTGTGCGAGGCGACCCTCGCTGATGACGGGATCGAGTCGTACGCGCTCTTCCTCGAGTCGCTTCGCCATGCCGACAAGCTGGCTTCCTTTGCTCGTGCCGCAGGGCGAGCGGGGAAGCCGGTCGCTGTCTACAAGCTGGGCCGTTCGGAGGAGGCTGCCGAGCTGGCGGTCTCGCATACGGGTGCGCTCACCGGATCCGACGCCGAGGCCGAGGCATTCCTGCGGGGGTGCGGTTTCGCGCGCGTCGGCCACTTCGAGTCGTTGGTCGAAGCGCCGGCACTCCTGCGCCAGGTCCCGGTCAGAGGGGACGAGGGTGCGCCGCGGATCGGTGTCATCACCACCACCGGCGGTGGAGCGGCGATCCTCGTGGACCAGCTGGCGACCCGTGGCATGAAGATCGTCGGTCCCAGCGCGGGCCTGCTGGGCGACCTGGCGGCCGCAGGGGTCGACATCCCGCACAGCTTGATCGCGGACCTCGGCTTGGCCGGCGCGCGCCACGACATCGTCTCCGCAGCGGTTCGTCTCATGCAGGAGAGCGGTGAGTTCGACCTGCTCGTCTTCGTCATCGGATCGTCCGCGCGGCTCAACCCGGAGCTCGCCGTGGAGGCGATCGCAGAGCGTGGCGGCCACGATGTGCCGCTCGTGGCCTTCGCAGTTCCTGAGGCCCCGGAGGCGGCTGCGCTTCTGCAGAGCTCCGGCGTGCCGGCGTTCCGCACTCCGGAGAGCTGCGCCGACGTGATCGCCAGTGCCTTCACGAGGCGGGCTGCGACCATCGGACCCGCCCGGCCGGTCCAGGACTTCTCGACGGCGACGGTGCTCGATGAGCAGGCATCCGCGGTTCTCCTCGCAGACATCGACGTGCCGATGGCGCCATCCGTCGCGCTCGACGTCGCGGACATCGGCAGCGGGCTGCCCCTGCCGTTCGAGTATCCGGTCGTGGTGAAGGTGCTCAGTGCCGACGTCGCGCACAAGAGCGATGTCGGCGGGGTCGTCGTCGGTGTCGAGGACGACGCCGGGCTCGAAGACGCCGTACGCCGCATCAAGTCGAGCGTTCAGTCGGCGATCCCTCATGTCGAGGTCGATCGGGTTCTGGTTCAGCCGATGGTCGGAGAGGCAGTGGCCGATGTGCTCATCGGCTACCGCGTCGCACCGGACGTGGGTCCGATCGTCGTGCTCTCGACCGGTGGTGTGCTTGCAGAGGTCTTCGCTGACACGTCTGTCCGGCTCGCCCCGGTCACTGCGGAGACCGCGCGCGAGATGATCGCCGAGGTCAAGGGGCTCGCCCTGGCCGCGGGTTACCGGAACTCCCCGAAGGGTGACTTGGACGCGCTGGCGCAGGCGGTGGTCGCGATGTCGCAGCTGGCCGTCAGCAGCCCGGAGGTCGCTGAGGCCGAGGCCAATCCGGTCATGGTCCGCAGGGACGGTCTCGGAGTGATCGCGGTCGACGCCCTCGTTCGAGCGGTCGGCGGCGGTGCGGACGAGGTTGCCTCATCGGAAGCGGCGGCGAGCGTCTCTTTGTAA
- a CDS encoding MFS transporter, translating to MASQSILAQAAWVSVKLMIGYRAIAEGADASFLAVLTATFAAPALLAALPSGRFADRWGGAAAAAVGSILAVAGVGLVLLLPGLGTLLAGSAIVGLGNMIAMVGQQTLVAHVSHDDRDGAYGFLSASASAGQMVGPPLVTFLAGFSSTASGPDTGIGLTACLVMSALALPLSVPLARAERSLSSSPGERSEASTGRGGLLSGGIWRAMVISGIVLVSMDMLYTFLPIWALDGGVAAGTVGMLLALRAAVSLLSRVGLSRLVGRFGRARVIVVSTALAAIAMGLLPLVGVPGAVVVMILLGVGLGIPQPLTMAWAVALTEPHRHGLVLGLRLGANRLAQIVVPLAMSATVATQGAGGVFWANSGLLAGCTALAAVRSSPEKPHSEGP from the coding sequence TTGGCGTCGCAGTCGATCCTTGCCCAGGCCGCCTGGGTGAGCGTCAAGCTGATGATCGGCTACCGCGCCATCGCCGAAGGTGCGGATGCCTCGTTCCTGGCGGTCCTCACCGCGACGTTCGCCGCGCCGGCGCTGTTGGCCGCTCTTCCCAGCGGGCGGTTCGCGGACCGTTGGGGTGGCGCCGCGGCGGCGGCGGTGGGTTCGATCCTGGCCGTCGCCGGGGTCGGCCTGGTGCTGCTCCTCCCCGGCCTGGGAACGCTGCTGGCAGGAAGCGCCATCGTCGGTCTGGGCAATATGATCGCCATGGTCGGGCAGCAGACGCTCGTGGCCCATGTCTCCCATGATGACCGCGACGGCGCGTACGGCTTCCTGTCTGCTTCAGCCTCGGCCGGACAGATGGTCGGACCTCCGCTGGTCACCTTCCTGGCCGGGTTCTCGAGCACGGCGTCAGGCCCTGATACGGGGATCGGTCTGACGGCCTGTCTGGTCATGAGCGCTCTCGCGCTGCCCCTTTCCGTGCCTCTTGCCCGCGCGGAGCGGTCGCTGTCGTCGAGTCCGGGGGAGAGAAGCGAAGCGTCCACGGGACGCGGGGGACTGCTCTCGGGCGGGATCTGGCGGGCCATGGTGATCAGCGGGATCGTCCTGGTGTCGATGGACATGCTCTACACGTTCCTGCCGATCTGGGCGCTCGACGGAGGCGTGGCGGCAGGGACCGTCGGAATGCTCTTGGCGCTCCGCGCGGCCGTCTCGCTCCTCAGCAGGGTCGGGCTGAGCCGACTCGTCGGCCGGTTCGGACGCGCCCGGGTGATCGTCGTGTCCACGGCCCTGGCCGCGATCGCCATGGGCCTGCTGCCGCTGGTCGGTGTGCCTGGTGCCGTCGTGGTGATGATCCTGCTCGGAGTCGGCCTAGGCATCCCGCAACCGCTCACGATGGCATGGGCGGTCGCACTCACCGAGCCGCATCGGCACGGGCTTGTCCTCGGTTTGCGTCTGGGGGCGAACAGGCTCGCCCAGATTGTCGTGCCGCTCGCGATGAGCGCCACGGTCGCCACCCAGGGAGCGGGCGGGGTCTTCTGGGCGAACTCGGGCCTGCTCGCCGGATGCACTGCACTGGCAGCGGTGCGGAGCAGCCCTGAGAAGCCTCATAGCGAGGGCCCCTGA
- a CDS encoding universal stress protein, with amino-acid sequence MIEMTVIAGYIPTPEGEAALEEATREAERRGVELVVLNSARREAYVDDRYAQDSQWQAIEERLGQSGIRFRLLRPESTNDTATDLIEAAQQYRADLLVIGLRRRSAVGKLILGSTAQRVLLQAPCPVLAVKP; translated from the coding sequence ATGATCGAGATGACTGTGATCGCGGGATACATCCCCACACCGGAGGGCGAAGCCGCTCTCGAGGAGGCCACCAGAGAGGCCGAACGCCGAGGCGTGGAGCTGGTGGTGCTCAACAGCGCGAGGCGCGAGGCATACGTCGACGACCGATATGCACAAGACAGCCAGTGGCAGGCCATCGAGGAGAGACTGGGACAGAGCGGAATCAGGTTCCGGCTCTTGAGGCCCGAGTCGACGAACGACACCGCCACCGACCTTATCGAGGCCGCGCAGCAGTACCGTGCCGACCTGCTGGTCATCGGTCTGCGACGGAGGTCGGCCGTCGGAAAGCTCATCCTGGGGAGCACGGCTCAGCGAGTGCTCCTGCAGGCGCCGTGCCCGGTACTCGCGGTCAAGCCGTGA
- a CDS encoding acyl-CoA dehydrogenase family protein translates to MTTSMTDLEDFRSIVRAFSEKHLAEGALERAHDASYSWDVAKLLASQGLLGLTIPEEYGGQGAGLREAVAAIQEVALVCPKSADIVQAGNFGAIRTFAEFSTPEQRERFLGGLLAGEALIALGMSEPEAGSAVTELTTTAVEDGDHYVINGTKIWSTHSVDATLYLIYVRFGEGLGNIGSILVERDTEGFEVGSPKEYMSGEQWAQLYFDSCRVPKENVLLGPGGFKKQMSGFNVERIGNTSRSLAVGRLAFNLARDHVSQRRQFGRTLNEFQGIQWKMAEVAVALDAAELLLNRAIEGAVNGLPSAYDTAVAKLAANEAGFRAANEAVQVMGAMGFSTESLVEYCFKRTRGWMIAGGSTEILKNRIAEEVFGRRFSQRA, encoded by the coding sequence GTGACAACGTCCATGACCGATCTCGAGGACTTCCGGTCCATCGTTCGAGCGTTCAGCGAGAAGCACCTGGCCGAGGGAGCCCTCGAGCGTGCCCACGACGCCTCCTACTCGTGGGACGTGGCCAAGCTCCTCGCGTCCCAGGGCCTGCTCGGCCTGACCATTCCCGAGGAGTACGGCGGTCAGGGTGCTGGGCTCCGGGAGGCGGTGGCCGCGATCCAGGAAGTGGCCCTGGTCTGCCCGAAGAGTGCCGACATCGTTCAGGCAGGAAACTTCGGGGCCATTCGTACCTTCGCCGAGTTCTCCACACCGGAGCAGCGGGAGAGGTTTCTCGGCGGGCTCCTCGCCGGCGAGGCTCTGATCGCCCTGGGCATGAGCGAGCCGGAGGCAGGATCGGCTGTCACAGAACTCACCACCACTGCCGTCGAGGACGGCGACCACTACGTGATCAACGGGACGAAGATCTGGTCTACCCACAGTGTCGACGCGACTCTGTACCTCATCTACGTGCGGTTCGGAGAGGGCCTGGGCAACATCGGATCGATCCTGGTCGAGCGGGACACCGAGGGTTTCGAGGTGGGAAGCCCGAAGGAGTACATGAGCGGAGAGCAGTGGGCGCAGCTGTACTTCGACAGCTGCAGAGTCCCGAAGGAGAACGTGCTCCTAGGCCCCGGGGGCTTCAAGAAGCAGATGAGCGGCTTCAACGTCGAGCGCATCGGCAACACCTCCCGCAGCCTGGCGGTGGGAAGGCTCGCCTTCAACCTCGCCCGGGACCACGTGTCGCAGCGACGCCAGTTCGGCCGCACTCTCAACGAGTTCCAGGGGATCCAGTGGAAGATGGCCGAGGTCGCGGTCGCCCTCGATGCGGCCGAGCTCCTGCTCAACCGTGCGATCGAGGGGGCGGTGAACGGTCTGCCGTCCGCCTATGACACCGCTGTGGCGAAGCTGGCTGCGAACGAGGCCGGGTTCCGGGCAGCGAACGAAGCGGTGCAGGTCATGGGCGCCATGGGATTCAGCACCGAGTCCCTGGTGGAGTACTGCTTCAAGCGCACCCGCGGGTGGATGATCGCCGGCGGTTCCACCGAGATCCTCAAGAACCGGATCGCCGAAGAGGTCTTCGGCCGCCGGTTCAGCCAGCGCGCATGA